A window from Enterocloster bolteae encodes these proteins:
- a CDS encoding class I adenylate-forming enzyme family protein, which produces MLSWENYWPDLLRERIKEAGAGGRNIHVYEGMADSIYHAVGLTAARWPGKTAVVDDKGQALTYGRLLDMTDRMAASLKKKTGIQKGERIGILLYNGPEFCVSYLAANKIGGVAVPLPGKFQRPEILSLLEKADVTTIICEEKFEPWFENLEHVTVIVSKSGPDFGLDWILRDMEDNEITDGVGTWDDSAILMFTSGTTSRSKGVAMKNYQVMNSVEAYAATLRLTQLDSSVIATPMYHVTGMICILSVMLAVGGTVYLMKKVDADRILTCFLENNITFYHASPTVFTILLEKRSSYPLIPSVKSFACGSGNMAPENIRKLKEWMPQAEFHTVYGMTETSGAGTIFPGGAADSPWIGASGIPMPDLRIKIADDDGTELMENQIGEICLKGSFVVEEYYKQKVDSITEDGWLRTGDLGYYNQAGYLYIVDRKKDMINRGGEKVCSFDIENTIHTLPGVVEAVVVGVPDSKYMEVPAAVIKLEKGTNVRAEDIKEMLKTRVARFKIPEYIVFVEDIPKTHNGKIDKRMIKEWMRNIMEGSPEISGVK; this is translated from the coding sequence ATGTTATCTTGGGAAAATTATTGGCCGGACCTGCTGCGTGAACGTATAAAAGAAGCCGGGGCAGGCGGCCGGAACATCCATGTGTATGAAGGCATGGCAGACAGCATATATCATGCGGTTGGCCTTACCGCTGCCAGGTGGCCGGGTAAAACAGCGGTGGTGGATGACAAAGGACAAGCATTGACCTATGGCCGGCTGCTGGATATGACAGACAGGATGGCTGCGTCACTTAAGAAAAAAACAGGCATACAAAAAGGGGAGCGAATTGGAATTCTCCTGTATAACGGGCCGGAATTTTGTGTGTCATATCTGGCCGCCAATAAAATTGGCGGGGTGGCGGTTCCTCTCCCGGGAAAGTTTCAGAGGCCGGAAATCCTGTCTTTGTTAGAGAAAGCAGATGTTACAACTATAATTTGTGAAGAAAAGTTTGAGCCCTGGTTTGAAAATTTAGAGCACGTAACTGTTATTGTATCGAAAAGTGGACCGGATTTTGGATTGGACTGGATACTCCGTGATATGGAGGATAACGAAATAACGGATGGTGTGGGTACGTGGGATGATTCCGCCATTCTCATGTTTACTTCAGGCACTACATCCAGAAGCAAAGGCGTTGCCATGAAAAATTATCAGGTCATGAATTCAGTAGAAGCATACGCCGCAACCTTAAGGCTGACCCAGCTTGACAGTTCTGTAATAGCTACCCCGATGTACCATGTGACAGGAATGATATGTATTTTGTCTGTTATGCTGGCGGTGGGTGGCACGGTCTATCTCATGAAAAAGGTGGATGCGGACCGGATATTGACTTGTTTTCTTGAAAATAATATTACATTCTATCACGCGTCTCCTACCGTGTTTACAATACTGCTGGAAAAGAGGAGCAGCTATCCGTTAATTCCTTCTGTGAAGTCTTTTGCGTGCGGAAGCGGAAATATGGCTCCTGAGAACATACGGAAACTGAAAGAATGGATGCCCCAGGCTGAGTTCCATACTGTATATGGAATGACGGAGACTTCCGGAGCCGGAACCATATTTCCGGGCGGTGCGGCGGACAGCCCGTGGATTGGGGCTTCCGGCATTCCTATGCCGGACCTGCGGATCAAGATTGCAGATGATGATGGCACGGAATTGATGGAAAATCAAATCGGGGAGATATGTTTAAAAGGGAGTTTTGTAGTGGAGGAATACTACAAACAGAAGGTTGATTCTATTACAGAAGACGGATGGCTGAGAACAGGAGATTTAGGTTACTATAACCAGGCGGGTTATCTGTATATCGTGGACAGAAAGAAGGATATGATTAACCGCGGCGGGGAAAAGGTGTGCAGTTTTGATATTGAAAACACCATCCACACCCTTCCGGGCGTGGTGGAGGCCGTGGTCGTAGGGGTACCTGATTCCAAGTATATGGAAGTACCGGCTGCGGTAATCAAACTGGAAAAGGGAACGAATGTCCGGGCTGAAGATATAAAGGAGATGCTTAAGACCAGAGTGGCTCGTTTTAAGATACCGGAGTATATTGTCTTTGTGGAGGATATTCCCAAAACCCATAATGGCAAGATTGACAAACGAATGATAAAAGAGTGGATGAGAAATATAATGGAAGGGAGTCCGGAAATTTCCGGTGTGAAATAG
- a CDS encoding FadR/GntR family transcriptional regulator — MGEGKKKYKYDIVADQILEEIRKGRWKVGDRLPPEAELALEFCVSRVCLREGLKKLNVLGIVKIMQGDGTYVNEVNPSEFMKPLFNLLTVTENDIDEIYNARLFVESGACRLAAKNRTEEEIKVLKRYLDNMEEAIAFNEFASYSKYDRKFHDLLVSASKNRILVLISQMFNDIAQRYTDRLNRDPKIVSRSMMDHRQLFGAVEDGDGDFACHIMQVHLERSRRALLDIEHSE, encoded by the coding sequence ATGGGAGAGGGAAAGAAAAAATATAAGTACGATATTGTTGCGGATCAAATTTTAGAAGAAATAAGGAAGGGCAGATGGAAGGTGGGAGACAGACTTCCTCCTGAAGCGGAGCTGGCTTTGGAATTTTGTGTGAGCCGGGTCTGCCTCAGGGAAGGCCTGAAAAAACTGAATGTTCTCGGAATCGTTAAAATCATGCAGGGCGATGGTACATATGTAAACGAAGTGAATCCTTCTGAATTTATGAAGCCTCTGTTTAACCTGCTGACAGTGACGGAAAATGATATCGATGAAATCTATAATGCCAGACTGTTTGTGGAGAGCGGGGCATGCAGACTGGCAGCTAAAAACAGAACGGAGGAGGAGATTAAGGTACTTAAACGTTACCTCGACAATATGGAAGAGGCCATTGCCTTTAATGAGTTTGCTTCCTATTCGAAATACGACAGGAAGTTTCATGATCTGCTGGTTTCAGCGTCTAAGAACCGGATTCTCGTCCTTATATCCCAGATGTTCAATGATATTGCTCAGAGATACACGGACCGCCTGAACAGAGATCCGAAAATCGTATCCCGGTCCATGATGGACCACCGTCAGTTATTCGGTGCAGTGGAAGACGGGGATGGGGATTTTGCCTGTCATATTATGCAGGTCCATTTGGAACGTTCCAGAAGAGCCCTGTTAGATATCGAACATTCAGAATAG
- a CDS encoding TRAP transporter large permease encodes MAGTILIGGLFVLVFMGFPIAIALGLVCCLYSNLFGTIDMSLIVESFLNGTNSFTLLAIPFFILSGELMIEGGISQRLINFCMSLVKDRPGGLAIVTIIASMFFAAISGSGPATVACIGGIMIPQMIRAGYSKEFSTAAAAAGGALGPIIPPSILFLLYGVATNTSVAKLFLAGAFPGILLGIAMIIIAKKISVKEKYVPGPEVKAELQKVYDMGFWYNFKEAIWALLVPIIILGGIYSGVFSPTEASVVACVYALFAGMFIYKDLKLTNLPGVFMRAAKSCSFIVIISFSTAFAKLLTLEGVTSSIANGVLDMTTNKYLILILINVLLLVVGMIMDAAPATIILSPILLKIVQPLGVDPIQLGVIIVMNLSIGMITPPVGINLFVGCKISKIQLESTLKFALQLLVYMLVVLALTTYIPAISLFLPQMLT; translated from the coding sequence ATGGCTGGTACAATATTAATTGGCGGTTTGTTCGTGCTGGTATTTATGGGATTTCCCATAGCCATCGCATTGGGGCTGGTATGCTGCCTGTATTCGAATCTGTTTGGCACCATAGATATGTCGCTGATTGTGGAGTCCTTCCTCAATGGAACCAACAGCTTTACCCTTCTGGCTATCCCGTTTTTCATTCTCTCGGGGGAACTGATGATCGAGGGAGGAATATCCCAGAGGCTGATTAATTTCTGTATGAGCCTGGTGAAAGACAGACCAGGCGGACTTGCAATTGTTACAATTATTGCCAGCATGTTCTTTGCTGCCATATCAGGCTCAGGTCCTGCCACAGTTGCCTGCATTGGAGGCATCATGATTCCGCAGATGATTCGTGCCGGATACAGTAAGGAGTTTTCCACGGCGGCCGCAGCAGCCGGAGGGGCATTAGGGCCTATTATCCCTCCCAGTATTCTGTTTTTGCTGTATGGAGTGGCGACAAACACATCGGTTGCAAAGTTGTTTCTGGCAGGAGCCTTTCCGGGAATCCTTCTGGGTATCGCAATGATTATCATTGCAAAGAAGATATCGGTAAAGGAAAAATATGTTCCGGGACCAGAGGTAAAGGCAGAACTGCAAAAAGTTTATGACATGGGGTTCTGGTATAATTTTAAGGAAGCTATCTGGGCTCTGCTGGTGCCAATCATTATTCTGGGCGGAATTTATTCCGGTGTTTTTTCTCCTACCGAGGCTTCGGTTGTGGCCTGTGTGTATGCACTTTTTGCAGGTATGTTCATTTATAAGGACCTGAAGCTTACGAATCTTCCGGGAGTCTTTATGCGGGCTGCCAAGAGCTGCAGTTTTATTGTTATTATCTCTTTCTCCACGGCATTTGCAAAGCTGCTCACACTGGAAGGAGTGACCTCGTCCATAGCGAACGGTGTTCTGGATATGACTACAAATAAATATCTTATCCTTATATTGATTAACGTCCTGCTCCTTGTAGTGGGCATGATTATGGACGCGGCTCCTGCTACCATTATCCTCAGCCCCATTCTGCTGAAAATTGTCCAGCCCCTGGGCGTGGATCCGATTCAGCTGGGTGTTATCATTGTAATGAATCTGTCCATTGGTATGATTACACCGCCGGTAGGAATCAATTTGTTCGTAGGATGTAAAATCAGTAAAATACAGTTGGAGAGTACTTTGAAATTCGCATTGCAGCTACTGGTATACATGCTGGTGGTGCTGGCCTTGACCACGTATATTCCGGCCATAAGCCTTTTCCTTCCGCAGATGCTTACATAA
- a CDS encoding TRAP transporter small permease, with protein MKAYYNENKFYNHLEEWVGAVLLAVMVVMLFVQVVMRYIFKASAAWISEYSLYMFMYFVFLACSGAFLRNDHIQIMAVIDKLPGKVKEAAHLFLYVVDFLFVTVVGYYVFLRVIDQFQMKTVSITQFPLWIMSASLFVGMGASAIRCLMNIYFIIRYEFISGREGE; from the coding sequence ATGAAGGCTTATTATAACGAGAATAAATTTTATAATCACCTGGAAGAATGGGTGGGCGCTGTTCTTCTGGCGGTCATGGTAGTGATGCTTTTTGTACAGGTAGTCATGAGATATATATTTAAGGCATCCGCTGCATGGATTTCAGAATATTCACTCTATATGTTTATGTACTTTGTATTCCTGGCATGCAGCGGGGCCTTCCTCAGAAATGACCATATTCAGATAATGGCTGTCATTGACAAGCTTCCGGGAAAAGTAAAAGAGGCTGCCCATTTGTTCCTGTATGTTGTTGACTTCCTTTTTGTCACGGTTGTGGGATATTATGTTTTTTTGAGGGTGATTGACCAGTTTCAGATGAAGACCGTATCCATTACCCAGTTTCCGCTGTGGATTATGTCGGCATCGCTTTTTGTGGGAATGGGAGCATCCGCTATCCGGTGCCTTATGAATATTTACTTTATCATACGTTATGAATTTATCAGTGGCAGGGAGGGAGAATAG
- a CDS encoding TRAP transporter substrate-binding protein: MMRRYGFLVMAAVLLLAGCGKKDAGSAEQTAKPASGETFTLKIGNTVSDIDPFNVAYREFEEEVEKASEGRIQVELFTSGSIGETDADVLDKVRSNTLQMGNTTPNCFADLSGMSEYYVYGIPYLMSTDEELNAVAESEWFMGLNKDFAKATGVKVFDGGVNMGWFGFSATGKEIHQIADLKGMAIRINQTNQMIALSEGAGINPQFIAFSEVYTALAQGTVDGMVTNVPLFYSNGFYDQLKSILTTHCGESYHFYIINDKFYNSLPDDLKPIIDKNVDKLIARTRELEVDYLEEAIGKMREKNVIVTEASKEDEDMLRQISVDKVWWDENVSLTSKENVKKVLEILGRTDEAQ; encoded by the coding sequence ATGATGAGAAGATATGGTTTCTTGGTAATGGCGGCTGTATTACTATTGGCGGGGTGCGGAAAAAAAGACGCGGGCAGTGCTGAACAGACGGCAAAACCGGCATCCGGTGAGACATTTACACTGAAGATAGGCAATACGGTTTCTGATATCGATCCATTTAATGTTGCGTACCGGGAGTTTGAGGAAGAGGTGGAAAAGGCTTCTGAAGGCCGTATACAGGTGGAGCTGTTTACCAGCGGTTCCATTGGCGAGACGGATGCCGACGTGCTGGACAAGGTACGCTCCAATACCCTTCAGATGGGCAACACCACACCCAATTGTTTTGCCGACCTTTCCGGAATGTCTGAGTATTATGTATATGGAATTCCATATCTGATGTCCACGGATGAGGAACTGAACGCGGTTGCCGAGAGCGAGTGGTTTATGGGATTGAATAAAGACTTTGCAAAAGCAACGGGCGTAAAGGTATTTGACGGCGGAGTAAATATGGGATGGTTTGGTTTTTCTGCCACAGGTAAGGAAATACATCAGATTGCCGACTTAAAGGGGATGGCAATCCGAATCAATCAGACAAACCAGATGATTGCCCTGTCTGAAGGCGCCGGGATCAATCCTCAATTCATTGCATTTTCAGAGGTGTATACAGCATTAGCCCAGGGTACCGTTGATGGTATGGTGACCAATGTGCCGTTGTTTTATTCCAATGGCTTTTATGACCAGTTAAAGAGTATACTGACCACACATTGCGGAGAAAGTTATCATTTTTATATTATAAATGATAAGTTTTACAATTCGCTTCCGGATGATTTGAAACCCATTATAGATAAAAATGTGGATAAGCTGATCGCCAGGACAAGGGAATTGGAAGTGGATTATCTGGAAGAAGCAATCGGAAAAATGAGGGAAAAGAATGTAATTGTGACCGAAGCATCCAAGGAAGACGAGGACATGCTGAGACAGATTTCCGTGGACAAAGTGTGGTGGGATGAGAACGTCTCTCTTACATCGAAGGAAAATGTGAAAAAGGTTCTGGAGATCCTTGGCCGCACCGATGAAGCTCAGTAA
- a CDS encoding VOC family protein: protein MEHMKLHHVGIVMNSQERADRFMKKFGLEKDYMEYVESYKSNCLFTKHKEDETPIELVIPLEGVLATYNNGKGGMHHIAFEVEDVEEVKRKYEAEGMKLLEESAVPGAGGIIVNFLRPRFGEGILVEFVQKLKK from the coding sequence ATGGAACATATGAAACTTCATCATGTGGGAATAGTCATGAATTCCCAGGAAAGAGCAGACCGGTTTATGAAAAAATTTGGTCTGGAAAAAGATTATATGGAATATGTGGAGTCTTACAAATCCAACTGCCTTTTTACAAAGCATAAGGAGGATGAGACGCCCATTGAACTGGTGATACCTTTGGAAGGGGTCCTGGCTACATATAATAATGGAAAAGGGGGGATGCATCACATTGCCTTTGAAGTGGAGGACGTGGAAGAGGTCAAAAGGAAGTATGAAGCAGAGGGGATGAAACTTCTGGAAGAATCAGCTGTACCGGGGGCGGGAGGAATTATCGTAAACTTCCTCCGTCCCAGATTTGGAGAAGGAATCCTGGTGGAATTTGTACAGAAGTTAAAGAAATGA
- a CDS encoding acyl CoA:acetate/3-ketoacid CoA transferase has protein sequence MRKPIFVSAQEAIGMIQDHSTLCTIGMTLVSASETVLKAIEQKFLDTGTPRGLTLFHTCGQSDRKDGIAHLAHEGLVTKVIGGHWGLCPPFMEMISENRLEAYNLPQGQMANMFHSMALREPGKLSKIGLGTFVDPRIEGGKMNSRTMDKEDIVAVVTVDGEEYMQYREVPIDTLVIRGTYADEAGNISTEEEAMVLEVLPAVMAAKRFGGKVICQVKQVVRTGTLDPKRVAVPGVMVDAVVVCENPMEEHKQTSSWYFDPSYSGQIHTPLRASSSIPLNIRKVIGRRAAMLLKSDVIINVGTGIPNDVIGPILAEEDVQDDVMLTVESGIYGGVPAGGIDFGISCSPQALIPHDRQFEYYTGAGIDYTFMGAGEMDAQGNVNATKMGAVAAGAGGFIDITSTAKNVVFCSTFTGGQIKVEFDECGIKILQEGRFRKLVKKVQQISYNGKMAVSRGQNMFYVTERAVFQLTEDGPMLIEIARGADLERDILANMEFRPLIAEHIKETPIHIYREGPFGLKNIIKG, from the coding sequence ATGAGAAAACCTATATTTGTTTCGGCACAGGAAGCAATTGGAATGATTCAGGATCATTCGACATTATGTACCATTGGGATGACATTGGTATCTGCCAGTGAAACTGTGCTGAAGGCAATTGAACAGAAATTCCTGGACACAGGTACGCCGCGCGGCCTTACATTATTCCATACCTGCGGACAGTCTGACAGAAAGGACGGAATAGCCCATCTGGCCCATGAAGGACTGGTAACGAAAGTCATAGGAGGGCATTGGGGTCTTTGTCCTCCTTTCATGGAAATGATTTCGGAAAACCGTTTGGAGGCATACAACCTTCCACAGGGGCAGATGGCCAACATGTTCCACAGCATGGCACTGCGCGAACCTGGAAAATTAAGTAAAATCGGACTGGGCACCTTTGTGGATCCCCGGATTGAAGGGGGAAAGATGAATTCCAGGACCATGGACAAGGAAGATATAGTGGCAGTGGTAACTGTGGATGGGGAAGAATATATGCAGTACCGTGAGGTGCCCATTGATACACTGGTCATACGGGGGACCTACGCAGATGAAGCAGGGAATATCAGTACGGAAGAAGAGGCAATGGTTCTGGAGGTTCTTCCTGCTGTCATGGCAGCCAAACGGTTTGGAGGAAAGGTAATCTGCCAGGTGAAGCAGGTTGTACGGACCGGCACCCTGGATCCAAAACGGGTGGCTGTACCGGGGGTTATGGTAGATGCGGTGGTGGTTTGCGAAAATCCCATGGAGGAGCATAAACAGACATCATCCTGGTATTTTGACCCTTCCTACAGCGGTCAGATTCATACTCCGCTCAGAGCGTCATCCTCTATTCCGCTCAACATAAGAAAAGTCATAGGCCGCCGTGCTGCCATGCTTCTTAAAAGCGATGTCATCATAAATGTGGGTACTGGTATCCCCAATGATGTCATAGGTCCTATACTGGCGGAGGAAGATGTTCAGGACGATGTGATGCTGACGGTTGAGTCCGGCATATATGGGGGCGTGCCGGCCGGGGGGATTGACTTTGGCATTTCGTGCAGTCCACAGGCGCTGATACCCCATGACCGGCAGTTTGAATATTATACAGGGGCAGGAATTGATTATACATTCATGGGCGCAGGGGAAATGGACGCGCAGGGGAATGTGAATGCAACCAAAATGGGGGCTGTTGCGGCCGGCGCCGGTGGTTTTATTGATATTACCAGCACTGCAAAGAACGTGGTATTCTGTTCTACCTTTACAGGTGGCCAAATCAAGGTGGAATTTGACGAATGTGGAATAAAAATACTCCAGGAAGGCCGGTTCAGGAAACTGGTAAAGAAGGTTCAGCAGATATCCTATAACGGGAAAATGGCGGTTTCCAGAGGACAGAATATGTTTTATGTCACGGAGCGGGCTGTGTTCCAGCTGACAGAGGATGGTCCCATGCTGATTGAAATTGCCAGAGGGGCGGATCTGGAACGGGATATACTGGCCAATATGGAGTTTCGTCCGCTGATAGCCGAACATATAAAAGAAACTCCGATACACATATACAGAGAGGGTCCATTTGGTTTAAAGAATATCATAAAAGGATGA
- a CDS encoding thiolase family protein, translated as MSERIVIVSGCRTAVGKFGGALKDLEATDLGGIVIKEAVKRSGLKPEDIEEVVYGCVGQAAENAFAARLASVKAGIPYEATALTVNRLCSSGLQAIVTAAQEIESGMCEIAVAGGCESMTNIPFYLRKARYGYRMGHGELEDGLITALSDPFTRSHMGITAENVANQYNVTRQEQDRWAAISQQRASKAQEEGKFDSEIVPIEVKVSKKETMIFDKDEHVRPGTTAESLAKLRPAFKDDGSVTAGNAAGINDAAAAVVLMKESKANALGLKPLVRLVDVAAAGVDPSIMGIGPVPAFRKLLKKTGIRKEEIGLIELNEAFAAQAVACMKELELDENIVNVNGSGISLGHPIGATGCIITIKLINEMIRRKVRYGVSTLCIGGGQGLAVLFELCS; from the coding sequence ATGAGCGAACGTATTGTGATTGTATCCGGTTGCAGAACTGCGGTGGGTAAATTTGGAGGAGCGTTAAAGGATCTGGAAGCAACGGATCTTGGAGGTATCGTGATTAAGGAAGCCGTTAAGCGGTCTGGCCTTAAGCCGGAAGATATTGAAGAGGTAGTGTATGGGTGTGTGGGGCAGGCGGCCGAGAACGCATTTGCTGCAAGGCTGGCATCGGTAAAAGCGGGAATTCCGTATGAAGCTACCGCACTTACCGTCAACCGGCTATGTTCATCTGGTCTACAGGCTATCGTCACAGCTGCTCAGGAAATCGAAAGTGGTATGTGTGAGATTGCTGTGGCAGGCGGATGTGAAAGTATGACGAATATTCCTTTTTATTTGAGAAAGGCCCGGTACGGGTACCGTATGGGACATGGAGAGTTGGAGGATGGACTGATTACGGCTCTGTCTGATCCTTTTACGCGCAGCCACATGGGTATTACAGCTGAGAATGTTGCCAATCAGTATAATGTGACCAGACAGGAACAGGACCGATGGGCGGCTATCAGCCAGCAGCGCGCAAGCAAGGCTCAGGAAGAAGGGAAATTTGACAGTGAAATTGTACCTATCGAAGTAAAGGTGAGCAAGAAAGAAACCATGATTTTTGATAAAGATGAGCATGTGCGTCCGGGAACAACAGCGGAAAGCCTGGCAAAATTGCGTCCGGCTTTTAAGGATGACGGAAGCGTAACAGCAGGTAATGCAGCGGGAATCAACGATGCCGCCGCCGCCGTGGTGCTTATGAAGGAATCCAAAGCAAACGCTTTGGGATTAAAACCTTTAGTCCGCCTTGTGGATGTGGCAGCGGCAGGGGTGGATCCGTCCATCATGGGAATTGGACCCGTGCCGGCATTCAGAAAATTGCTGAAGAAGACAGGGATTAGAAAAGAAGAAATAGGACTCATTGAACTGAATGAGGCATTTGCCGCACAGGCAGTGGCCTGCATGAAGGAACTGGAACTGGATGAGAATATTGTCAATGTAAACGGAAGCGGGATTTCCCTTGGTCATCCCATCGGAGCTACAGGATGCATCATTACCATTAAGCTGATTAACGAGATGATTCGCCGGAAGGTAAGATACGGAGTATCCACGTTATGCATTGGAGGAGGCCAGGGCCTTGCCGTGTTATTTGAACTCTGCTCTTAA
- the fabG gene encoding 3-oxoacyl-ACP reductase FabG produces MYPDTKIIPFGIINKMFVWRKDKIMGRDLQGRVAIVTGSGRGIGLGIAKKLSEKGASIVISDVNEDNARNGVAEIEAMGGKAIYILADVSKYEDAQNLVDATIKEMGSLDILVNNAGINKDRMLHKMSVDDWNAVIAVNLTGVFNCMRAAVNYMREREYGRIINISSASYLNGNIGQANYAAAKAGVVALTKTCAKENGKKNITCNAIVPGFIDTEMTRGVPEKAWDIMVGKISMGRAGTPEDIGNMIAFLASDEASYITQGVFEVGGGMVL; encoded by the coding sequence ATGTATCCGGATACAAAAATAATACCTTTTGGAATTATTAATAAGATGTTTGTTTGGAGAAAGGATAAAATTATGGGCAGAGATTTACAAGGAAGAGTGGCAATCGTAACCGGATCCGGGCGTGGCATTGGTTTGGGAATTGCGAAGAAGCTTTCTGAGAAAGGGGCTTCGATAGTGATATCTGATGTGAATGAGGACAATGCCAGGAATGGCGTGGCTGAGATAGAGGCAATGGGTGGCAAGGCTATCTATATACTGGCTGATGTTTCTAAATATGAGGATGCGCAGAATCTGGTTGACGCCACAATCAAAGAAATGGGAAGCCTTGATATATTGGTGAATAATGCAGGAATCAATAAAGACAGGATGCTTCACAAGATGTCTGTGGATGATTGGAATGCTGTGATTGCAGTGAACCTGACAGGAGTATTTAATTGTATGAGAGCAGCCGTTAATTACATGAGGGAAAGGGAGTATGGACGCATTATCAACATATCCTCAGCATCCTACCTTAACGGCAACATCGGCCAGGCAAACTATGCGGCAGCCAAGGCGGGAGTGGTGGCTCTGACTAAGACCTGCGCAAAAGAAAATGGAAAGAAAAATATTACATGCAATGCCATTGTACCGGGATTTATCGATACGGAGATGACAAGAGGAGTGCCGGAGAAAGCTTGGGACATCATGGTTGGAAAAATTTCCATGGGCCGTGCCGGTACACCGGAAGATATAGGAAATATGATTGCGTTTTTGGCATCAGATGAGGCGTCGTATATTACACAGGGTGTATTTGAAGTGGGCGGCGGAATGGTACTGTAA
- a CDS encoding GNAT family N-acetyltransferase: MKNSGTVRMETKRLVLRPYVIEDADAMFRNWANDPQVTKYLSWEPHKDVEETKQILEGWIKSYESKDFYTWAIARKEDEGNVIGSISVPQLNQKAGRVTVGYCLGRNWWGHKIMKEAFAELIRFFFEVEGANRVEALHDTRNVNSGKVMAACGLKKEGTLRRYGWNNQGICDECIYGMVASDYFEGKQRWENKLGKQEIEGYVWTAGYR, translated from the coding sequence ATGAAGAATTCCGGAACCGTAAGAATGGAGACAAAGCGGCTGGTGCTGCGCCCTTATGTGATAGAGGACGCTGACGCCATGTTTAGAAACTGGGCAAACGATCCCCAGGTCACGAAATACCTCTCCTGGGAACCTCACAAGGATGTGGAGGAGACAAAGCAAATTCTGGAGGGATGGATTAAGTCATACGAGTCTAAGGATTTTTACACCTGGGCGATAGCGCGGAAGGAAGACGAGGGAAATGTCATCGGAAGCATTTCTGTTCCGCAGCTTAACCAGAAGGCGGGCCGTGTGACGGTGGGATACTGCCTGGGCAGGAATTGGTGGGGCCACAAAATCATGAAGGAGGCATTTGCGGAACTGATTCGGTTCTTTTTCGAGGTGGAGGGTGCCAATCGCGTGGAGGCCCTGCACGATACACGCAATGTGAACAGCGGAAAGGTTATGGCGGCCTGCGGGCTTAAGAAGGAGGGCACCCTCCGCCGGTATGGGTGGAATAATCAGGGGATATGCGATGAGTGTATCTATGGGATGGTGGCTTCGGATTATTTTGAAGGGAAACAACGTTGGGAAAATAAATTAGGAAAGCAGGAAATAGAAGGTTATGTATGGACAGCCGGGTACAGATAG
- a CDS encoding MerR family transcriptional regulator produces MMTVKQMSSLTGVSVRTLQFYDEIGLLKPAQVTEAGYRMYDENAVAELQQILFFKELDFTLKEIKAVMASPLYDRKDAFEKQRELIRIKRDRLNALLELLDRLIKGERTLDFKEFDMSNYFQVLTDYKRTHMEEIIKQLGSMESFDEMISELKANEGHIAQMAVKQYGSIEKFTKAMEENLQHFLENGPGFTQKEADEAVDKTDTLTKKLTADLSKEAGSDEVQKIAGELVLLINESNGGMDMGSSYWSFMVNNYMTNPAFQEITDRKYGEGASEFMGRALKVYFGME; encoded by the coding sequence ATGATGACAGTGAAACAGATGTCTTCCCTGACTGGTGTCAGCGTTAGGACATTGCAGTTTTATGATGAAATTGGTCTGCTTAAGCCCGCTCAGGTGACCGAAGCAGGATACAGGATGTATGATGAAAATGCAGTGGCAGAGCTGCAGCAGATACTGTTTTTTAAGGAGCTGGATTTCACATTAAAGGAAATAAAGGCTGTTATGGCAAGTCCTTTGTATGACAGGAAGGATGCATTTGAAAAACAGCGGGAACTGATTCGGATTAAGAGGGACAGGTTAAACGCGCTGCTGGAGCTGTTGGACAGACTTATAAAAGGAGAGAGAACTTTGGATTTCAAGGAATTTGATATGAGCAATTATTTTCAGGTTCTAACAGATTATAAAAGGACACATATGGAAGAAATCATAAAGCAGCTTGGCAGTATGGAGAGCTTTGACGAAATGATTTCTGAGTTAAAGGCCAACGAAGGCCACATAGCACAGATGGCAGTAAAACAATATGGCAGCATTGAGAAATTCACAAAGGCCATGGAGGAAAATCTGCAGCATTTTCTGGAAAATGGACCTGGGTTCACACAGAAAGAGGCAGATGAGGCCGTGGATAAAACGGATACGCTGACAAAGAAGCTTACCGCGGATTTGAGTAAGGAAGCCGGTTCGGACGAAGTACAGAAGATAGCCGGTGAACTGGTATTACTTATCAATGAAAGCAATGGAGGAATGGATATGGGCAGCAGCTACTGGTCCTTCATGGTCAATAATTATATGACGAATCCCGCGTTTCAGGAAATAACAGACAGAAAATACGGGGAAGGTGCATCGGAGTTTATGGGGAGGGCGTTAAAGGTGTATTTCGGGATGGAGTAA